One genomic region from Rattus norvegicus strain BN/NHsdMcwi chromosome 10, GRCr8, whole genome shotgun sequence encodes:
- the Cep131 gene encoding centrosomal protein of 131 kDa isoform X1: protein MKGSRTISATPEGSPEGMDLSLIGLPLPMSQRPGSASAAKSIFRSVSVATGSEPRKKALEATGPGGPRAINNLRRSNSTTQVNQSWTGSPRPAEPTDFLMLFEGSTSGRRRVASFSKVSSEKGATWNVLDDQPRDFASPANSQSPSTLDSALGPRRKECSLAPSFTANNSNIVKAAAREGGEGSDFGKPRKNFSSVSQSTRGTTGLLRRKEVTEEEAERFIQQVNQAAVTIQRWYRCQVQRRRTGAASLEHLLASKREGQRQRLGSGNLLDLHRQEEAARKKAREEKARQARQAAIQELQQKRAQKAREVEHRPPKERPETRALEQPRPTQEPPSMPSSVTHPKANNAGASLYPTGPADPCPPASESFPERQPSLEDKPQDAHSQVEAREDLAALASTRSKTRARATLDDLLDTLKLLEEEPEPLLHPKAYRQDRYAWMDEEEDTNPLTADNLEKFGKLSAAPGPPDDGTLLSEAKLQSIMTFLDEMEKSGQERPAPWRESLVLEAGPRSLELGSEGTTSVMRLKLELEEKKQAMVLLQRALAQQRDLATRRVKETEKELSRQLRQQKEQYEATIQRHLSFIDQLIEDKKVLSEKCEAVVAELKQGDQRCRERVAQVQEQHELEIKKLKELMSATEKIRREKWINEKTKKIKEITVRGLEPEIQKLIAKHKQEVRRLRGLHEAELQQREEQAAQRHLRQAEELREHLEREREALGQQERERAQQRLEQHLEQEQRALEQQRRRLYTEVAEEKERLGQQAARQRVELEELRQQLEESSAALTRALRAEFERSREEQERRHQMELKALKDQLEAERQAWVASCAKKEEAWLLTRERELKEEIRKGRDQEIELVIHRLEADMTLAKEESERAAENRVKRVRDKYETELSELEQSERKLQERCTELKGRLGEAEGEKERLQSLLRQKEKELDDLRVVNTQMCSERASLAQVVRQEFAEQLAASQEETQRVKAELAELRARQQMELDEVHRRVKTALARKEAAVNSLRKQHEAAEKRADHLEELLEQHKGPSLSSK from the exons ATGAAAGGTTCACGGACCATCAGTGCCACTCCCGAAGGCAGTCCAGAAGGTATGGACTTGAGTCTGATTGGCCTCCCTCTACCCATGTCCCAGCGGCCCGGCAGTGCCTCTGCCGCAAAGTCTATTTTCCGCTCCGTGTCTGtggccacaggcagtgagccgaGAAAAAAGGCACTG GAGGCCACTGGGCCTGGGGGCCCCCGAGCTATCAACAATCTTCGAAGATCCAACAGTACTACGCAGGTCAACCAGTCATGGACCGGCTCCCCCAG GCCAGCAGAGCCCACCGACTTCCTAATGCTCTTTGAGGGTAgcaccagtgggagaagaaggGTGGCCAGCTTTAGCAAGGTGTCCAGCGAGAAGGGAGCCACGTGGAATGTCTTG GATGACCAGCCTAGGGACTTTGCTTCACCAGCCAACAGTCAGAGTCCCAGCACCCTTGACTCTGCCTTGGGCCCACGGAGGAAGGAGTGTTCCCTAGCGCCCAGCTTCACTGCTAACAACAg CAATATTGTGAAGGCAGCAGCTCGTGAGGGCGGTGAGGGCAGCGACTTTGGGAAGCCTCGGAAGAACTTCTCCAGTGTCAGTCAGTCCACTCGGGGCACCACCGGCCtgctgaggaggaaggaggtgaCTGAGGAGGAAGCTGAGAG GTTCATCCAGCAGGTAAACCAGGCCGCAGTCACCATCCAACGCTGGTACCGCTGTCAGGTACAGAGGCGCCGAACAGGAGCAGCAAGCCTCGAGCACCTGCTGGCATCCAAGCGAGAG GGGCAGAGGCAACGGTTGGGAAGTGGGAACCTTCTGGACCTGCACCGGCAGGAGGAAGCAGCAAGGAAGAAGGCCCGGGAGGAGAAGGCTCGCCAGGCCAGGCAGGCAGCCATTCAG GAACTGCAGCAGAAACGAGCCCAGAAAGCACGGGAAGTGGAGCACAGGCCACCTAAGGAGAGACCAGAGACCAGGGCACTGGAGCAGCCTCGACCCACCCAGGAGCCGCCCTCCATGCCCAGCAGCGTCACACACCCCAAGGCCAACAATGCTG GTGCCAGCCTCTACCCCACAGGCCCCGCAGACCCCTGCCCTCCTGCCTCTGAATCATTCCCAGAGCGACAGCCATCTCTAGAGGACAAGCCACAG GATGCCCATTCCCAGGTTGAAGCCAGAGAGGACTTGGCAGCGTTGGCCTCGACCAGGAGCAAGACCAGGGCCAGAGCAACCCTAGATGATCTTCTGGACACGCTGAAGCTGCTGGAGGAGGAGCCTGAGCCGCTGCTTCACCCCAAGGCCTACCGTCAGGACAGATACGCCTGGATGGATGAG GAGGAGGATACCAACCCCCTGACTGCAGACAACCTGGAGAAGTTTGGGAAACTCAGTGCAGCCCCTGGCCCCCCCGACGACGGGACCCTACTCTCCGAGGCCAAGCTGCAGAGCATCATGACCTTCCTGGACGAGatggagaagtcagggcaggagcggCCCGCACCCTGGCGGGAG AGCCTGGTGCTAGAGGCGGGCCCAAGGTCCCTGGAACTGGGGTCTGAGGGAACTACGTCCGTGATGCGGCTGAAGCTGGAGCTAGAGGAGAAGAAACAGGCCATGGTTCTGCTGCAGAGAGCTCTG GCGCAACAGCGGGACCTCGCCACTCGCCGTGttaaggagacagagaaggagctgagccGGCAGCTGCGGCAGCAGAAGGAGCAGTACGAGGCCACCATCCAGCGGCACTTGTCCTTCATTGACCAG CTGATCGAAGACAAGAAAGTCCTTAGCGAGAAGTGTGAGGCGGtggtggctgagctgaagcaggGGGACCAGCGGTGTCGGGAGCGTGTGGCACAGGTGCAGGAGCAGCACGAACTG GAGATCAAGAAACTCAAAGAACTCATGAGCGCCACCGAGAAAATCCGGCGTGAGAAGTGGATTAACGAGAAAACGAAAAAGATCAAGGAAATCACAGTCAGAG GTCTAGAGCCTGAGATCCAGAAACTAATTGCCAAGCACAAGCAGGAGGTGAGGAGGCTCAGGGGCCTGCATGAGGCTGAGCTGCAACAGCGCGAGGAGCAGGCCGCACAGCGCCACCTGCGTCAGGCAGAGGAGCTGCGGGAGCACCTGGAGCGGGAGAGGGAGGCGCTGGGCCAGCAAGAGCGGGAGCGAGCCCAGCAGAG GTTGGAGCAGCACCTGGAGCAGGAACAGCGGGCCTTGGAGCAGCAGCGGCGACGGCTCTACACTGAGGTGGCCGAGGAGAAGGAGCGACTGGGCCAGCAGGCAGCCAG GCAGCGggtggagctggaggagctgaggcagCAGCTGGAGGAGAGCAGTGCAGCCCTCACTCGAGCCCTGAGAGCCGAGTTCGAGAGGAGCCGAGAGGAGCAGGAGCGGAGGCACCAG ATGGAGCTGAAGGCCCTGAAGGACCAGCTGGAAGCTGAGAGACAGGCGTGGGTGGCCAGCTGTGCCAAGAAGGAG GAAGCATGGCTGCTGACCAGGGAACGTGAGCTGAAGGAGGAGATCCGAAAAGGCCGAGACCAAGAGATTGAGTTGGTCATCCACCGGCTGGAGGCTGATATGACCTTGGCTAAGGAGGAGAGCGAGAGAGCAGCCGAGAACCG TGTGAAACGTGTGCGTGACAAGTATGAGACCGAGCTCTCGGAGCTGGAGCAGTCGGAGCGCAAGCTTCAGGAGCGGTGCACAGAGCTGAAAGGACGTCTGGGAGAGGCTGAAGGGGAGAAGGAGCGGCTGCAGTCTCTACTACGccagaaagagaaggaactggaTGACCTGCGGGTG GTAAACACACAGATGTGCAGTGAGCGGGCCAGCCTGGCCCAAGTGGTCCGACAGGAGTTTGCTGAGCAGCTGGCAGCCTCCCAGGAGGAGACCCAGAGGGTGAAGGCAGAGCTCGCAGAGCTGCGGGCCCGTCAGCAGATGGAGCTAGATGAGGTGCATCGGAG GGTGAAGACGGCTCTAGCGAGGAAGGAGGCAGCCGTGAACAGTCTCCGGAAACAGCACGAG GCTGCCGAGAAGCGGGCGGACCACCTGGAGGAGCTGCTGGAGCAACACAAAGGGCCATCTTTGAGTTCCAAGTGA
- the Cep131 gene encoding centrosomal protein of 131 kDa: MKGSRTISATPEGSPEGMDLSLIGLPLPMSQRPGSASAAKSIFRSVSVATGSEPRKKALEATGPGGPRAINNLRRSNSTTQVNQSWTGSPRPAEPTDFLMLFEGSTSGRRRVASFSKVSSEKGATWNVLDDQPRDFASPANSQSPSTLDSALGPRRKECSLAPSFTANNRSNKGAVGNCVTTMVHNHYASSKKVSPPKSSNQTAPSLNNIVKAAAREGGEGSDFGKPRKNFSSVSQSTRGTTGLLRRKEVTEEEAERFIQQVNQAAVTIQRWYRCQVQRRRTGAASLEHLLASKREGQRQRLGSGNLLDLHRQEEAARKKAREEKARQARQAAIQELQQKRAQKAREVEHRPPKERPETRALEQPRPTQEPPSMPSSVTHPKANNAGASLYPTGPADPCPPASESFPERQPSLEDKPQDAHSQVEAREDLAALASTRSKTRARATLDDLLDTLKLLEEEPEPLLHPKAYRQDRYAWMDEEEDTNPLTADNLEKFGKLSAAPGPPDDGTLLSEAKLQSIMTFLDEMEKSGQERPAPWRESLVLEAGPRSLELGSEGTTSVMRLKLELEEKKQAMVLLQRALAQQRDLATRRVKETEKELSRQLRQQKEQYEATIQRHLSFIDQLIEDKKVLSEKCEAVVAELKQGDQRCRERVAQVQEQHELEIKKLKELMSATEKIRREKWINEKTKKIKEITVRGLEPEIQKLIAKHKQEVRRLRGLHEAELQQREEQAAQRHLRQAEELREHLEREREALGQQERERAQQRLEQHLEQEQRALEQQRRRLYTEVAEEKERLGQQAARQRVELEELRQQLEESSAALTRALRAEFERSREEQERRHQMELKALKDQLEAERQAWVASCAKKEEAWLLTRERELKEEIRKGRDQEIELVIHRLEADMTLAKEESERAAENRVKRVRDKYETELSELEQSERKLQERCTELKGRLGEAEGEKERLQSLLRQKEKELDDLRVVNTQMCSERASLAQVVRQEFAEQLAASQEETQRVKAELAELRARQQMELDEVHRRVKTALARKEAAVNSLRKQHEAAEKRADHLEELLEQHKGPSLSSK; the protein is encoded by the exons ATGAAAGGTTCACGGACCATCAGTGCCACTCCCGAAGGCAGTCCAGAAGGTATGGACTTGAGTCTGATTGGCCTCCCTCTACCCATGTCCCAGCGGCCCGGCAGTGCCTCTGCCGCAAAGTCTATTTTCCGCTCCGTGTCTGtggccacaggcagtgagccgaGAAAAAAGGCACTG GAGGCCACTGGGCCTGGGGGCCCCCGAGCTATCAACAATCTTCGAAGATCCAACAGTACTACGCAGGTCAACCAGTCATGGACCGGCTCCCCCAG GCCAGCAGAGCCCACCGACTTCCTAATGCTCTTTGAGGGTAgcaccagtgggagaagaaggGTGGCCAGCTTTAGCAAGGTGTCCAGCGAGAAGGGAGCCACGTGGAATGTCTTG GATGACCAGCCTAGGGACTTTGCTTCACCAGCCAACAGTCAGAGTCCCAGCACCCTTGACTCTGCCTTGGGCCCACGGAGGAAGGAGTGTTCCCTAGCGCCCAGCTTCACTGCTAACAACAg GAGCAACAAAGGAGCTGTGGGCAACTGTGTTACCACCATGGTGCATAACCACTACGCCTCCTCAAAGAAGGTGTCTCCTCCCAAGAGCTCCAACCAGACAGCCCCCTCCCTCAA CAATATTGTGAAGGCAGCAGCTCGTGAGGGCGGTGAGGGCAGCGACTTTGGGAAGCCTCGGAAGAACTTCTCCAGTGTCAGTCAGTCCACTCGGGGCACCACCGGCCtgctgaggaggaaggaggtgaCTGAGGAGGAAGCTGAGAG GTTCATCCAGCAGGTAAACCAGGCCGCAGTCACCATCCAACGCTGGTACCGCTGTCAGGTACAGAGGCGCCGAACAGGAGCAGCAAGCCTCGAGCACCTGCTGGCATCCAAGCGAGAG GGGCAGAGGCAACGGTTGGGAAGTGGGAACCTTCTGGACCTGCACCGGCAGGAGGAAGCAGCAAGGAAGAAGGCCCGGGAGGAGAAGGCTCGCCAGGCCAGGCAGGCAGCCATTCAG GAACTGCAGCAGAAACGAGCCCAGAAAGCACGGGAAGTGGAGCACAGGCCACCTAAGGAGAGACCAGAGACCAGGGCACTGGAGCAGCCTCGACCCACCCAGGAGCCGCCCTCCATGCCCAGCAGCGTCACACACCCCAAGGCCAACAATGCTG GTGCCAGCCTCTACCCCACAGGCCCCGCAGACCCCTGCCCTCCTGCCTCTGAATCATTCCCAGAGCGACAGCCATCTCTAGAGGACAAGCCACAG GATGCCCATTCCCAGGTTGAAGCCAGAGAGGACTTGGCAGCGTTGGCCTCGACCAGGAGCAAGACCAGGGCCAGAGCAACCCTAGATGATCTTCTGGACACGCTGAAGCTGCTGGAGGAGGAGCCTGAGCCGCTGCTTCACCCCAAGGCCTACCGTCAGGACAGATACGCCTGGATGGATGAG GAGGAGGATACCAACCCCCTGACTGCAGACAACCTGGAGAAGTTTGGGAAACTCAGTGCAGCCCCTGGCCCCCCCGACGACGGGACCCTACTCTCCGAGGCCAAGCTGCAGAGCATCATGACCTTCCTGGACGAGatggagaagtcagggcaggagcggCCCGCACCCTGGCGGGAG AGCCTGGTGCTAGAGGCGGGCCCAAGGTCCCTGGAACTGGGGTCTGAGGGAACTACGTCCGTGATGCGGCTGAAGCTGGAGCTAGAGGAGAAGAAACAGGCCATGGTTCTGCTGCAGAGAGCTCTG GCGCAACAGCGGGACCTCGCCACTCGCCGTGttaaggagacagagaaggagctgagccGGCAGCTGCGGCAGCAGAAGGAGCAGTACGAGGCCACCATCCAGCGGCACTTGTCCTTCATTGACCAG CTGATCGAAGACAAGAAAGTCCTTAGCGAGAAGTGTGAGGCGGtggtggctgagctgaagcaggGGGACCAGCGGTGTCGGGAGCGTGTGGCACAGGTGCAGGAGCAGCACGAACTG GAGATCAAGAAACTCAAAGAACTCATGAGCGCCACCGAGAAAATCCGGCGTGAGAAGTGGATTAACGAGAAAACGAAAAAGATCAAGGAAATCACAGTCAGAG GTCTAGAGCCTGAGATCCAGAAACTAATTGCCAAGCACAAGCAGGAGGTGAGGAGGCTCAGGGGCCTGCATGAGGCTGAGCTGCAACAGCGCGAGGAGCAGGCCGCACAGCGCCACCTGCGTCAGGCAGAGGAGCTGCGGGAGCACCTGGAGCGGGAGAGGGAGGCGCTGGGCCAGCAAGAGCGGGAGCGAGCCCAGCAGAG GTTGGAGCAGCACCTGGAGCAGGAACAGCGGGCCTTGGAGCAGCAGCGGCGACGGCTCTACACTGAGGTGGCCGAGGAGAAGGAGCGACTGGGCCAGCAGGCAGCCAG GCAGCGggtggagctggaggagctgaggcagCAGCTGGAGGAGAGCAGTGCAGCCCTCACTCGAGCCCTGAGAGCCGAGTTCGAGAGGAGCCGAGAGGAGCAGGAGCGGAGGCACCAG ATGGAGCTGAAGGCCCTGAAGGACCAGCTGGAAGCTGAGAGACAGGCGTGGGTGGCCAGCTGTGCCAAGAAGGAG GAAGCATGGCTGCTGACCAGGGAACGTGAGCTGAAGGAGGAGATCCGAAAAGGCCGAGACCAAGAGATTGAGTTGGTCATCCACCGGCTGGAGGCTGATATGACCTTGGCTAAGGAGGAGAGCGAGAGAGCAGCCGAGAACCG TGTGAAACGTGTGCGTGACAAGTATGAGACCGAGCTCTCGGAGCTGGAGCAGTCGGAGCGCAAGCTTCAGGAGCGGTGCACAGAGCTGAAAGGACGTCTGGGAGAGGCTGAAGGGGAGAAGGAGCGGCTGCAGTCTCTACTACGccagaaagagaaggaactggaTGACCTGCGGGTG GTAAACACACAGATGTGCAGTGAGCGGGCCAGCCTGGCCCAAGTGGTCCGACAGGAGTTTGCTGAGCAGCTGGCAGCCTCCCAGGAGGAGACCCAGAGGGTGAAGGCAGAGCTCGCAGAGCTGCGGGCCCGTCAGCAGATGGAGCTAGATGAGGTGCATCGGAG GGTGAAGACGGCTCTAGCGAGGAAGGAGGCAGCCGTGAACAGTCTCCGGAAACAGCACGAG GCTGCCGAGAAGCGGGCGGACCACCTGGAGGAGCTGCTGGAGCAACACAAAGGGCCATCTTTGAGTTCCAAGTGA
- the Cep131 gene encoding centrosomal protein of 131 kDa isoform X2 translates to MLFEGSTSGRRRVASFSKVSSEKGATWNVLDDQPRDFASPANSQSPSTLDSALGPRRKECSLAPSFTANNRSNKGAVGNCVTTMVHNHYASSKKVSPPKSSNQTAPSLNNIVKAAAREGGEGSDFGKPRKNFSSVSQSTRGTTGLLRRKEVTEEEAERFIQQVNQAAVTIQRWYRCQVQRRRTGAASLEHLLASKREGQRQRLGSGNLLDLHRQEEAARKKAREEKARQARQAAIQELQQKRAQKAREVEHRPPKERPETRALEQPRPTQEPPSMPSSVTHPKANNAGASLYPTGPADPCPPASESFPERQPSLEDKPQDAHSQVEAREDLAALASTRSKTRARATLDDLLDTLKLLEEEPEPLLHPKAYRQDRYAWMDEEEDTNPLTADNLEKFGKLSAAPGPPDDGTLLSEAKLQSIMTFLDEMEKSGQERPAPWRESLVLEAGPRSLELGSEGTTSVMRLKLELEEKKQAMVLLQRALAQQRDLATRRVKETEKELSRQLRQQKEQYEATIQRHLSFIDQLIEDKKVLSEKCEAVVAELKQGDQRCRERVAQVQEQHELEIKKLKELMSATEKIRREKWINEKTKKIKEITVRGLEPEIQKLIAKHKQEVRRLRGLHEAELQQREEQAAQRHLRQAEELREHLEREREALGQQERERAQQRLEQHLEQEQRALEQQRRRLYTEVAEEKERLGQQAARQRVELEELRQQLEESSAALTRALRAEFERSREEQERRHQMELKALKDQLEAERQAWVASCAKKEEAWLLTRERELKEEIRKGRDQEIELVIHRLEADMTLAKEESERAAENRVKRVRDKYETELSELEQSERKLQERCTELKGRLGEAEGEKERLQSLLRQKEKELDDLRVVNTQMCSERASLAQVVRQEFAEQLAASQEETQRVKAELAELRARQQMELDEVHRRVKTALARKEAAVNSLRKQHEAAEKRADHLEELLEQHKGPSLSSK, encoded by the exons ATGCTCTTTGAGGGTAgcaccagtgggagaagaaggGTGGCCAGCTTTAGCAAGGTGTCCAGCGAGAAGGGAGCCACGTGGAATGTCTTG GATGACCAGCCTAGGGACTTTGCTTCACCAGCCAACAGTCAGAGTCCCAGCACCCTTGACTCTGCCTTGGGCCCACGGAGGAAGGAGTGTTCCCTAGCGCCCAGCTTCACTGCTAACAACAg GAGCAACAAAGGAGCTGTGGGCAACTGTGTTACCACCATGGTGCATAACCACTACGCCTCCTCAAAGAAGGTGTCTCCTCCCAAGAGCTCCAACCAGACAGCCCCCTCCCTCAA CAATATTGTGAAGGCAGCAGCTCGTGAGGGCGGTGAGGGCAGCGACTTTGGGAAGCCTCGGAAGAACTTCTCCAGTGTCAGTCAGTCCACTCGGGGCACCACCGGCCtgctgaggaggaaggaggtgaCTGAGGAGGAAGCTGAGAG GTTCATCCAGCAGGTAAACCAGGCCGCAGTCACCATCCAACGCTGGTACCGCTGTCAGGTACAGAGGCGCCGAACAGGAGCAGCAAGCCTCGAGCACCTGCTGGCATCCAAGCGAGAG GGGCAGAGGCAACGGTTGGGAAGTGGGAACCTTCTGGACCTGCACCGGCAGGAGGAAGCAGCAAGGAAGAAGGCCCGGGAGGAGAAGGCTCGCCAGGCCAGGCAGGCAGCCATTCAG GAACTGCAGCAGAAACGAGCCCAGAAAGCACGGGAAGTGGAGCACAGGCCACCTAAGGAGAGACCAGAGACCAGGGCACTGGAGCAGCCTCGACCCACCCAGGAGCCGCCCTCCATGCCCAGCAGCGTCACACACCCCAAGGCCAACAATGCTG GTGCCAGCCTCTACCCCACAGGCCCCGCAGACCCCTGCCCTCCTGCCTCTGAATCATTCCCAGAGCGACAGCCATCTCTAGAGGACAAGCCACAG GATGCCCATTCCCAGGTTGAAGCCAGAGAGGACTTGGCAGCGTTGGCCTCGACCAGGAGCAAGACCAGGGCCAGAGCAACCCTAGATGATCTTCTGGACACGCTGAAGCTGCTGGAGGAGGAGCCTGAGCCGCTGCTTCACCCCAAGGCCTACCGTCAGGACAGATACGCCTGGATGGATGAG GAGGAGGATACCAACCCCCTGACTGCAGACAACCTGGAGAAGTTTGGGAAACTCAGTGCAGCCCCTGGCCCCCCCGACGACGGGACCCTACTCTCCGAGGCCAAGCTGCAGAGCATCATGACCTTCCTGGACGAGatggagaagtcagggcaggagcggCCCGCACCCTGGCGGGAG AGCCTGGTGCTAGAGGCGGGCCCAAGGTCCCTGGAACTGGGGTCTGAGGGAACTACGTCCGTGATGCGGCTGAAGCTGGAGCTAGAGGAGAAGAAACAGGCCATGGTTCTGCTGCAGAGAGCTCTG GCGCAACAGCGGGACCTCGCCACTCGCCGTGttaaggagacagagaaggagctgagccGGCAGCTGCGGCAGCAGAAGGAGCAGTACGAGGCCACCATCCAGCGGCACTTGTCCTTCATTGACCAG CTGATCGAAGACAAGAAAGTCCTTAGCGAGAAGTGTGAGGCGGtggtggctgagctgaagcaggGGGACCAGCGGTGTCGGGAGCGTGTGGCACAGGTGCAGGAGCAGCACGAACTG GAGATCAAGAAACTCAAAGAACTCATGAGCGCCACCGAGAAAATCCGGCGTGAGAAGTGGATTAACGAGAAAACGAAAAAGATCAAGGAAATCACAGTCAGAG GTCTAGAGCCTGAGATCCAGAAACTAATTGCCAAGCACAAGCAGGAGGTGAGGAGGCTCAGGGGCCTGCATGAGGCTGAGCTGCAACAGCGCGAGGAGCAGGCCGCACAGCGCCACCTGCGTCAGGCAGAGGAGCTGCGGGAGCACCTGGAGCGGGAGAGGGAGGCGCTGGGCCAGCAAGAGCGGGAGCGAGCCCAGCAGAG GTTGGAGCAGCACCTGGAGCAGGAACAGCGGGCCTTGGAGCAGCAGCGGCGACGGCTCTACACTGAGGTGGCCGAGGAGAAGGAGCGACTGGGCCAGCAGGCAGCCAG GCAGCGggtggagctggaggagctgaggcagCAGCTGGAGGAGAGCAGTGCAGCCCTCACTCGAGCCCTGAGAGCCGAGTTCGAGAGGAGCCGAGAGGAGCAGGAGCGGAGGCACCAG ATGGAGCTGAAGGCCCTGAAGGACCAGCTGGAAGCTGAGAGACAGGCGTGGGTGGCCAGCTGTGCCAAGAAGGAG GAAGCATGGCTGCTGACCAGGGAACGTGAGCTGAAGGAGGAGATCCGAAAAGGCCGAGACCAAGAGATTGAGTTGGTCATCCACCGGCTGGAGGCTGATATGACCTTGGCTAAGGAGGAGAGCGAGAGAGCAGCCGAGAACCG TGTGAAACGTGTGCGTGACAAGTATGAGACCGAGCTCTCGGAGCTGGAGCAGTCGGAGCGCAAGCTTCAGGAGCGGTGCACAGAGCTGAAAGGACGTCTGGGAGAGGCTGAAGGGGAGAAGGAGCGGCTGCAGTCTCTACTACGccagaaagagaaggaactggaTGACCTGCGGGTG GTAAACACACAGATGTGCAGTGAGCGGGCCAGCCTGGCCCAAGTGGTCCGACAGGAGTTTGCTGAGCAGCTGGCAGCCTCCCAGGAGGAGACCCAGAGGGTGAAGGCAGAGCTCGCAGAGCTGCGGGCCCGTCAGCAGATGGAGCTAGATGAGGTGCATCGGAG GGTGAAGACGGCTCTAGCGAGGAAGGAGGCAGCCGTGAACAGTCTCCGGAAACAGCACGAG GCTGCCGAGAAGCGGGCGGACCACCTGGAGGAGCTGCTGGAGCAACACAAAGGGCCATCTTTGAGTTCCAAGTGA